The Limnospira fusiformis SAG 85.79 genomic interval AGTTTCGCAAAGGCGCGATCGCGTTCATCAAACAAATCCCCCGGTTCTTTGAACAATTCCCCATTAGGATGATACACAGCTAAACCATCATCAAACAGCTCAAAGCGAATGTTCAACAGTGGAGAAGTCCAGGGGAAATCTAGGGGGGTAATTAACACCAAGCTATCTTCGGGGGTAGCCCGTTGAAAACCCCAAAAATTATGGGATTGGGGATTATAAAAATACATCTCCAGCACGCCATACTGTTGATAAAATTGTTGTTTGGCAGCCATTTCGCTCATGGTGTTACTGGGAGAGAGGATCTCAAACACCACTTGCGGCGGAATGTTGTCTTCTTCCCACTGTTTATAACTACCGCGCGCGCCATCAGGACGACCTAACACCACCATCGCATCAGGGGCTTGTCTGGGAGCGGGGGGACGTTCTACCTGGACGGGATACCAGAGTAAATCCCCCGCCACAAAAGCTACCTGTGACTTGAGAAGTTGTTTAAGGTTGCTGACTAGCCGGACAATCCAGCCATACTGGAGGGTATTTTCCGCCATCGGTTTACCATCAGAGTCGGGGTAGAGGATATGAGGGGGGATAGGAGTTTGAACCATCATTCAGTACCCGGATGAATCAATATTCACCTATTATATAGCGACCCTAGAACGGTTGTGGAATCAGCCCTCGCCCTCAATCTGAATCCCAGAGAGGGACAGGAACTTTTGCTCACAATTATCAGAGGGTTTCTGGATCGATACCCAATTCCCGGAGTTTCGCTAAGGCGCGATCGCGTTCTTGTTGTGCCTTATCCCGTTCTTGTTTTGCCTCATTGCGTTCTTGTTTTGCCTCATTGCGTTCTTGTTTTGCCTTATCCCGTTGTTGTTGTGCCTCATTGCGTTCTTGTTGTGCGCGATCGCGTTCTTGTTTTGCCTTATCCCGTTGTTGTTGTGCCTCATTGCGTTCTTGTTGTGCGCGATCGCGTTCATCAAACAAATCCCCCGGTTCTTTGAACAATTCCCCATTAGGATGATACACAGCTAAACCATCATCAAACAGTTCAAAGCGAATGTTCAACAGTGGGGAAGTCCAGGGGAAATCTAGGGGGGTAATTAACACCAAGCTATCTTCGGGGGTAGCCCGTTGAAAACCCCAAAAATTATGGGATTGGGGATTATAAAAATACATCTCCAGCACGCCATACTGTTGATAAAATTGTTGTTTGGCAGCCATTTCGCTCATGGTGTTACTGGGAGAGAGGATTTCAAACACCACTTGCGGCGGAATGTTGTCTTCTTCCCACTGTTTATAACTACCGCGCGCGCCATCAGGACGACCTAACACCACCATCGCATCAGGGGCTTGTCTGGGAGCGGGGGGACGTTCTACCTGGACGGGATACCAGAGTAAATCCCCCGCCACAAAAGCTACCTGTGACTTGAGAAGTTGTTTAAGGTTGCTGACTAGCCGCACAATCCAGCCATACTGGAGGGTATTTTCCGCCATCGGTTTACCATCAGAGTCGGGGTAGAGGATATGAGGGGGGATAGGAGTTTGAACCATCATTCAGTACCCGGATGAATCAATATTCACCTATTATATAGCGACCCTAGAACGGTTGTGGAATCAGCCCTCGCCCTCAATGTGAATCCCAGAGAGGGAGAGGAACTTTTGCTCACAATTATCAGAGGGTTTCTGGATCGATACCCAATTCCCGGAGTTTCGCTAAGGCGCGATCGCGTTCTTGTTTTGCCTCATTGCGTTCTTGTTGTGCGCGATCGCGTTCTTGTTTTGCCTTATCCCGTTGTTGTTGTGCCTCATTGCGTTCTTGTTGTGCGCGATCGCGTTCATCAAACAAATCCCCCGGTTCTTTGAACAATTCCCCATTAGGATGATACACAGCTAAACCATCATCAAACAGCTCAAAGCGAATGTTCAACAGTGGAGAAGTCCAGGGGAAATCTAGGGGGGTAATTAACACCAAGCTATCTTCGGGGGTAGCCCGTTGAAAACCCCAAAAATTATGGGATTGGGGATTATAAAAATACATCTCCAGCACGCCATACTGTTGATAAAATTGTTGTTTGGCAGCCATTTCGCTCATGGTGTTACTGGGAGAGAGGATCTCAAACACCACTTGCGGCGGAATGTTGTCTTCTTCCCACTGTTTATAACTACCGCGCGCGCCATCAGGACGACCTAACACCACCATCGCATCAGGGGCTTGTCTGGGGACGGGGGGACGTTCTACCTGGACGGGATACCAGAGTAAATCCCCCGCCACAAAAGCCACTTGTGACTTGAGAAGTTGTTTAAGGTTGCTGACTAGCCGCACAATCCAGCCATACTGGAGGGTATTTTCCGCCATCGGTTTACCATCAGAGTCGGGGTAGAGGATATGAGGGGGGATAGGAGTTTGAACCATCATTCAGTACCCGGATGAATCAATATTCACCTATTATATAGCGACCCTAGAACGGTTGTGGAATCAGCCCTCGCCCTCAATCTGAATCCCAGAGAGGGAGAGGAACTTTTGCTCACAATTATCAGAGGGTTTCTGGATCGATACCCAATTCCCGGAGTTTCGCAAAGGCGCGATCGCGTTCATCAAACAAATCCCCCGGTTCTTTGAACAATTCCCCATTAGGATGATACACAGCTAAACCATCATCAAACAGCTCAAAGCGAATGTTCAACAGTGGAGAAGTCCAGGGGAAATCTAGGGGGGTAATTAACACCAAGCTATCTTCGGGGGTAGCCCGTTGAAAACCCCAAAAATTATGGGATTGGGGATTATAAAAATACATCTCCAGCACGCCATACTGTTGATAAAATTGTTGTTTGGCAGCCATTTCGCTCATGGTGTTACTGGGAGAGAGGATCTCAAACACCACTTGCGGCGGAATGTTGTCTTCTTCCCACTGTTTATAACTACCGCGCGCGCCATCAGGACGACCTAACACCACCATCGCATCAGGGGCTTGTCTGGGAGCGGGGGACGTTCTACCTGGACGGGATACCAGAGTAAATCCCCCGCCACAAAAGCTACCTGTGACTTGAGAAGTTGTTTAAGGTTGCTGACTAGCCGGACAATCCAGCCATACTGGAGGGTATTTTCCGCCATCGGTTTACCATCAGAGTCGGGGTAGAGGATATGAGGGGGGATAGGAGTTTGAACCATCATTCAGTACCCGGATGAATCAATATTCACCTATTATATAGCGACCCTAGAACGGTTGTGGAATCAGCCCTCGCCCTCAATCTGAATCCCAGAGAGGGACAGGAACTTTTGCTCACAATTATCAGAGGGTTTCTGGATCGATACCCAATTCCCGGAGTTTCGCTAAGGCGCGATCGCGTTCTTGTTGTGCCTCCTCTTTTGCCTTGCGTTCTTGTTTTGCCTCATTGCGTTCTTGTTTTGCCTCCCTGTTGTGCCTCATTGCGTTCTTGTTGATCGCGTTCTTGTTTTGCCTTATCCCGTTGTTGTTGTGCCTCATTGCGTTCTTGTTGTGCGCGATCGCGTTCATCAAACAAATCCCCCGGTTCTTTGAACAATTCCCCATTAGGATGATACACAGCTAAACCATCATCAAACAGTTCAAAGCGAATGTTCAACAGTGGGGAAGTCCAGGGGAAATCTAGGGGGGTAATTAACACCAAGCTATCTTCGGGGGTAGCCCGTTGAAAACCCCAAAAATTATGGGATTGGGGATTATAAAAATACATCTCCAGCACGCCATACTGTTGATAAAATTGTTGTTTGGCAGCCATTTCGCTCATGGTGTTACTGGGAGAGAGGATCTCAAACACCACTTGCGGCGGAATGTTGTCTTCTTCCCACTGTTTATAACTACCGCGCGCGCCATCAGGACGACCTAACACCACCATCGCATCAGGGGCTTGTCTGGGAGCGGGGGGACGTTCTACCTGGACGGGATACCAGAGTAAATCCCCCGCCACAAAAGCTACCTGTGACTTGAGAAGTTGTTTAAGGTTGCTGACTAGCCGCACAATCCAGCCATACTGGAGGGTATTTTCCGCCATCGGTTTACCATCAGAGTCGGGGTAGAGGATATGAGGGGGGATAGGAGTTTGAACCATCATTCAGTACCCGGATGAATCAATATTCACCTATTATATAGCGACCCTAGAACGGTTGTGGAATCAGCCCTCGCCCTCAATGTGAATCCCAGAGAGGGAGAGGAACTTTTGCTCACAATTATCAGAGGGTTTCTGGATCGATACCCAATTCCCGGAGTTTCGCAAAGGCGCGATCGCGTTCTTGTTGTGCGCGATCGCGTTCATCAAACAAATCCCCCGGTTCTTTGAACAATTCCCCATTAGGATGATACACAGCTAAACCATCATCAAACAGTTCAAAGCGAATGTTCAACAGTGGGGAAGTCCAGGGGAAATCTAGGGGGGTAATTAACACCAAGCTATCTTCGGGGGTAGCCCGTTGAAAACCCCAAAAATTATGGGATTGGGGATTATAAAAATACATCTCCAGCACGCCATACTGTTGATAAAATTGTTGTTTGGCAGCCATTTCGCTCATGGTGTTACTGGGAGAGAGGATCTCAAACACCACTTGCGGCGGAATGTTGTCTTCTTCCCACTGTTTATAACTACCGCGCGCGCCATCAGGACGACCTAACACCACCATCGCATCAGGGGCTTGTCTGGGGACGGGGGGACGTTCTACCTGGACGGGATACCAGAGTAAATCCCCCGCCACAAAAGCCACTTGTGACTTGAGAAGTTGTTTAAGGTTGCTGACTAGCCGCACAATCCAGCCATACTGGAGGGTATTTTCCGCCATCGGTTTACCATCAGAGTCGGGGTAGAGGATATGAGGGGGGATAGGAGTTTGAACCATCATTCAGTACCCGGATGAATCAATATTCACCTATTATATAGCGACCCTAGAACGGTTGTGGAATCAGCCCTCGCCCTCAATCTGAATCCCAGAGAGGGAGAGGAACTTTTGCTCACAATTATCAGAGGGTTTCTGGATCGATACCCAATTCCCGGAGTTTCGCCAAGGCGCGATCGCGTTCTTTTTGGCAGGGGGATTTAGGGTAATGGATAATGATATGATGATGCGGGAGGCTAAAGCTGTTAATTACATTGACCACCTACCATATTAATCAACCCGCCTTAACCCCCATTTTGGGGGCGACTTATTACTTAGTATATATTGATAAGTATCTCTATGTAACTACTGCATTTGTCCGGCTACAGTCAGAATTTTATGCACAGTTATTTGTAGTTGTTCTGGGTCAAAAGGTTTAGTTAAATATTCAGTAGCGCCGGCTAAACGCCCTTCAATTTTATCGCAGACAGTATCCCTAGCAGTTAACATGATAATCGGTAACTTTTCTAAATGGGGAGTCCGCCTAATAATTCGACATAATTCTAAGCCATCTACACCCGGCATAGCAATATCTAACAACATTAAATCAATCGAATCATGATGTAATTGTCCCAAGGCTTCTAGGGTATTGCTGGCTACTAAAATTCGATAATTTTCCCCTAGGGTTTGTCGCACCATTTTTTGGATTACTAGACTATCATCCACTGCGAGAATGGTAGCTGGGGAGGTTTCATTAAGACACATAATTATTCTCCTTGATGCTTATTGAAATCTGGGTTAAATTCAATAATATAATAGAGTGAAATATTAGCTTTGTGCAGCCCAATTATGGCGATCGCCTATATACCAAAAAACTCTATGGACTGGCCAAAATTACCCGACTGGCTTACCTCATCAATTCACTGAGGGACTCGCGCCCTTTGATGGTTTGTCAATGGGCGTATTCAGCCCTTGACCTGTTCAAAAGTTTAAGTATAATGTCAAAAGCCTTTCCTCCCATTATATAACAATGATTCCCTGTCAAAACTAAAGATTTATTTAATGGTATAATCTTGTTAACCAAGTCTTGACGGTTAACCCTCGAATCTAAATCACCTCCCTGATAGTATATTGTTGAGGAAATCCCCCAGTAAATGAGGCGATCGCAGTTGACTGTTTTCACTGTTTGTGGTATAATCACCAATTCGCTGTCAACTCAACTAAATTATGTCAAACTATGAAGGATAATGGTTTGTTAGGTGGAGTCCTATGGCGCGAGGAGATCAGATTTATGTTTACCGGGAATTTCTGAATATGGATGGAGTCTACGAACATCACGGTATTGACTGTGGAGACGGGACAGTTATCCATTACCGCAAACCCAGCGAAACCATTGAACGAACATCCTTGAGAACTTTTAGCAAAGGTAAACCAGTTTATATTCGCAGTTATCCAGTCCGCTATATTCCCGAGACCACCATACAAAGGGGAGAAAGTAGGCTAGGGGAACGCAAATATAATCTACTATTTAATAACTGTGAACATTTTGCCACCTGGTGTGTAACCGGAGTGAGTGATAGCCGACAAATTCGTGATTTTATTCCAGTCATCAACCATATAAATGTTGACAGTTTAGAGGACCCGATCGCCAAAGCCTTACGAACAGCGCCCAACGATAATTTACCGCAGTTAATTAATAATGCCTTAACCGATATTAGAACCGCGTGGAATGATATTCAACCCCAATATCAAGAAGCCTTAGCCGAAATGAAATCCTGGCATCAAGTAGCAATTAACGCCATGAAGCAAAACCGGGAAGACCTAGCCAGGGAGGCACTAAAACGTAAACAAACCTATAAACAAAGGGCGCGGGAATTAGAAGCGGACTTAAAAAAACTAGCAACTCTGACTGAAGATTTAGTACAACAACAAACCCAACTGTAGCCCAAAAACGAGGCATAAAACCATGGCAAAATCTCCAGATAATCACCGTTCAAGTAGCCCGTTAAAATGGTGGAGTAAAATTGTCCTAATTTTAGGTTTATGTATATTAGTGGGTGGTTGTCAATTTCAACCCCCGACAACAGAGGGAGTGATTAACCTAACTTTGTGGCATGGAATTAATCCCCCACCCAACCGGGATGTTTTCCAAAAGTTAGTCGATCGCTTTAATCAAGACCATCCCCATATTCAGGTAGAAGCGCTTTATATAGGTCAACCTGATCAACAAATGCCGAAAATCTTAACCGCAGTAGTCGGAAATGCGCCGCCAGATATTTTATGGTATACACCAATTATTACAGGTCAACTGGTAGAACTAGATGCCATTAAACCGATTCAAGATTGGTTAAATAACTCCCCGGTAAAGGCAGAAATTGATCCGGCTTTATGGAC includes:
- a CDS encoding Uma2 family endonuclease, coding for MMVQTPIPPHILYPDSDGKPMAENTLQYGWIVRLVSNLKQLLKSQVAFVAGDLLWYPVQVERPPAPRQAPDAMVVLGRPDGARGSYKQWEEDNIPPQVVFEILSPSNTMSEMAAKQQFYQQYGVLEMYFYNPQSHNFWGFQRATPEDSLVLITPLDFPWTSPLLNIRFELFDDGLAVYHPNGELFKEPGDLFDERDRAFAKLRELGIDPETL
- a CDS encoding Uma2 family endonuclease; translation: MMVQTPIPPHILYPDSDGKPMAENTLQYGWIVRLVSNLKQLLKSQVAFVAGDLLWYPVQVERPPAPRQAPDAMVVLGRPDGARGSYKQWEEDNIPPQVVFEILSPSNTMSEMAAKQQFYQQYGVLEMYFYNPQSHNFWGFQRATPEDSLVLITPLDFPWTSPLLNIRFELFDDGLAVYHPNGELFKEPGDLFDERDRAQQERNEAQQQRDKAKQERDRAQQERNEAQQQRDKAKQERNEAKQERNEAKQERDKAQQERDRALAKLRELGIDPETL
- a CDS encoding Uma2 family endonuclease gives rise to the protein MMVQTPIPPHILYPDSDGKPMAENTLQYGWIVRLVSNLKQLLKSQVAFVAGDLLWYPVQVERPPVPRQAPDAMVVLGRPDGARGSYKQWEEDNIPPQVVFEILSPSNTMSEMAAKQQFYQQYGVLEMYFYNPQSHNFWGFQRATPEDSLVLITPLDFPWTSPLLNIRFELFDDGLAVYHPNGELFKEPGDLFDERDRAQQERNEAQQQRDKAKQERDRAQQERNEAKQERDRALAKLRELGIDPETL
- a CDS encoding Uma2 family endonuclease, with amino-acid sequence MMVQTPIPPHILYPDSDGKPMAENTLQYGWIVRLVSNLKQLLKSQVAFVAGDLLWYPVQVERPPAPRQAPDAMVVLGRPDGARGSYKQWEEDNIPPQVVFEILSPSNTMSEMAAKQQFYQQYGVLEMYFYNPQSHNFWGFQRATPEDSLVLITPLDFPWTSPLLNIRFELFDDGLAVYHPNGELFKEPGDLFDERDRAQQERNEAQQQRDKAKQERDQQERNEAQQGGKTRTQ
- a CDS encoding Uma2 family endonuclease; protein product: MMVQTPIPPHILYPDSDGKPMAENTLQYGWIVRLVSNLKQLLKSQVAFVAGDLLWYPVQVERPPVPRQAPDAMVVLGRPDGARGSYKQWEEDNIPPQVVFEILSPSNTMSEMAAKQQFYQQYGVLEMYFYNPQSHNFWGFQRATPEDSLVLITPLDFPWTSPLLNIRFELFDDGLAVYHPNGELFKEPGDLFDERDRAQQERDRAFAKLRELGIDPETL
- a CDS encoding response regulator transcription factor, yielding MCLNETSPATILAVDDSLVIQKMVRQTLGENYRILVASNTLEALGQLHHDSIDLMLLDIAMPGVDGLELCRIIRRTPHLEKLPIIMLTARDTVCDKIEGRLAGATEYLTKPFDPEQLQITVHKILTVAGQMQ
- a CDS encoding lecithin retinol acyltransferase family protein: MARGDQIYVYREFLNMDGVYEHHGIDCGDGTVIHYRKPSETIERTSLRTFSKGKPVYIRSYPVRYIPETTIQRGESRLGERKYNLLFNNCEHFATWCVTGVSDSRQIRDFIPVINHINVDSLEDPIAKALRTAPNDNLPQLINNALTDIRTAWNDIQPQYQEALAEMKSWHQVAINAMKQNREDLAREALKRKQTYKQRARELEADLKKLATLTEDLVQQQTQL